A single region of the Nocardioides aquaticus genome encodes:
- the hisB gene encoding imidazoleglycerol-phosphate dehydratase HisB yields MSRTARLERQTSESKVLVEVDLDGSGRHDVRTGVGFYDHMLISFARHALVDLTVHSEGDTHIDAHHTVEDTAIVLGQALREALGDKRGIRRFGDATVPLDEALVQAVVDVSGRPYCVHTGEPEGQQYVSLGGGGGGVAYLGSLTQHVFETIAFHGHLALHVRVLAGREPHHLVETQFKAFARAFRDAVAIDPRESGVPSTKGAL; encoded by the coding sequence ATGAGCAGGACCGCGCGCCTCGAGCGCCAGACCAGCGAGTCCAAGGTGCTCGTCGAGGTCGACCTCGACGGTTCCGGGCGCCACGACGTCCGTACGGGGGTCGGCTTCTACGACCACATGCTGATCTCCTTCGCCCGGCACGCCCTGGTCGACCTGACGGTGCACAGCGAGGGCGACACCCACATCGACGCCCACCACACCGTCGAGGACACCGCGATCGTGCTCGGCCAGGCGCTGCGCGAGGCGCTCGGCGACAAGCGCGGGATCCGCCGCTTCGGCGACGCCACCGTGCCGCTCGACGAGGCCCTCGTGCAGGCCGTCGTCGACGTGTCCGGGCGCCCGTACTGCGTGCACACCGGCGAGCCCGAGGGCCAGCAGTACGTCTCGCTCGGCGGCGGGGGAGGGGGCGTGGCCTACCTCGGCTCGCTGACCCAGCACGTCTTCGAGACGATCGCCTTCCACGGCCACCTCGCGCTGCACGTGCGCGTGCTCGCCGGCCGCGAGCCCCACCACCTGGTGGAGACCCAGTTCAAGGCCTTCGCCCGGGCCTTCCGAGACGCCGTCGCGATCGACCCCCGCGAGAGCGGCGTGCCCTCGACCAAGGGCGCGCTCTGA
- the priA gene encoding bifunctional 1-(5-phosphoribosyl)-5-((5-phosphoribosylamino)methylideneamino)imidazole-4-carboxamide isomerase/phosphoribosylanthranilate isomerase PriA: MSQTPARRLELLPAVDIAGGQAVQLVQGVAGSEKRFGDPVEAALRWQEAGAEWIHLVDLDAAFGRGHNRELQARIVGELDIAVEMSGGIRDDASLEAAMAAGCRRVNIGTAALEQPEWCARAIATYGDRVAVGLDVRGRTLAARGWTREGGDLYDVLARLDGEGCARYVVTDVNKDGMLQGPNLDLLREVCAATDRPVVASGGITELADLEALTGLVGDGVEGAIVGTALYEGRFTLEDALALTWPDRAGSGA, from the coding sequence ATGAGCCAGACCCCCGCCCGACGCCTCGAGCTGCTGCCCGCCGTCGACATCGCCGGCGGCCAGGCCGTCCAGCTGGTACAGGGCGTGGCCGGCTCCGAGAAGAGGTTCGGCGACCCGGTCGAGGCCGCGCTGCGCTGGCAGGAGGCCGGGGCGGAGTGGATCCACCTCGTCGACCTGGACGCCGCCTTCGGCCGGGGCCACAACCGCGAGCTGCAGGCCCGGATCGTCGGTGAGCTCGACATCGCCGTCGAGATGAGCGGCGGGATCCGCGACGACGCCTCGCTCGAGGCGGCGATGGCCGCGGGCTGCCGTCGGGTCAACATCGGCACCGCCGCGCTCGAGCAGCCCGAGTGGTGCGCCCGGGCGATCGCGACGTACGGCGACCGGGTCGCCGTCGGCCTCGACGTGCGCGGCCGGACGCTGGCCGCCCGCGGCTGGACGCGTGAAGGCGGGGACCTCTACGACGTGCTCGCCCGCCTCGACGGCGAGGGCTGTGCGCGCTACGTGGTCACCGACGTCAACAAGGACGGGATGCTCCAGGGCCCCAACCTCGACCTCCTCCGCGAGGTCTGCGCCGCCACCGACCGCCCGGTCGTGGCGTCGGGCGGGATCACCGAGCTGGCCGACCTCGAGGCCCTGACGGGCCTGGTCGGTGACGGCGTCGAGGGCGCCATCGTCGGCACCGCGCTCTACGAGGGTCGCTTCACCCTCGAGGACGCCCTCGCGCTCACCTGGCCCGACCGGGCGGGCTCGGGCGCATGA
- the hisF gene encoding imidazole glycerol phosphate synthase subunit HisF, which translates to MSLAVRVIPCLDVDGGRVVKGINFLELRDAGDPVELARTYDAEGADELTFLDISASHEGRATTMEIVSATAEQVFIPLTVGGGISSVADVDRLLRAGADKIAVNTAAIHRPELVAEIADRYGNQVLVLSVDARRTVDGAGGAGSGGSGFEVTTHGGRKSAGLDAVEWAARACELGAGEILLNAMDADGTQDGFDLDLIAAVRRAVTVPVIASGGAGRLEHFPPAVDAGADAVLAATVFHFGTMRVGEVKDSLAAAGHPVRRETATAPPV; encoded by the coding sequence ATGAGCCTCGCCGTGCGCGTCATCCCGTGCCTCGACGTCGACGGGGGCCGGGTGGTGAAGGGGATCAACTTCCTCGAGCTGCGGGACGCCGGCGATCCCGTCGAGCTGGCCCGCACCTACGACGCCGAGGGCGCCGACGAGCTGACCTTCCTCGACATCTCCGCCTCCCACGAGGGTCGGGCGACGACGATGGAGATCGTCTCGGCGACCGCCGAGCAGGTCTTCATCCCGCTGACCGTCGGCGGAGGCATCTCCTCGGTCGCCGACGTCGACCGGCTGCTGCGCGCGGGCGCCGACAAGATCGCGGTGAACACCGCCGCGATCCACCGCCCGGAGCTGGTCGCCGAGATCGCGGACCGCTACGGCAACCAGGTGCTCGTGCTCTCCGTCGACGCCCGCCGGACGGTGGACGGAGCGGGCGGGGCGGGCTCCGGCGGCTCCGGCTTCGAGGTCACCACCCACGGCGGGAGGAAGTCCGCCGGCCTCGACGCCGTGGAGTGGGCCGCGCGGGCCTGCGAGCTCGGGGCGGGGGAGATCCTGCTCAACGCGATGGACGCCGACGGCACCCAGGACGGCTTCGACCTCGACCTCATCGCCGCGGTGCGCCGGGCGGTGACCGTCCCGGTGATCGCCTCGGGCGGTGCGGGCCGGCTGGAGCACTTCCCCCCCGCGGTCGACGCCGGGGCCGACGCGGTGCTGGCGGCCACGGTCTTCCACTTCGGCACCATGCGGGTCGGTGAGGTCAAGGACTCGCTGGCCGCCGCGGGCCACCCCGTACGACGCGAGACCGCGACCGCGCCGCCGGTCTGA
- a CDS encoding TIGR03085 family metal-binding protein, with protein MRLLRTSDTLARRERRALCDTAILVGSDAPTLCGGWTARDLVVHLLVRERHPLGALGIVVGPLAGLTERATQREGRADFPVLVERVRSPWPVPFGLAPLDALANTAEMFVHHEDLRRGSRGWAPRALPRADEDVLWRVLTMAGRSLVRPAGVPVRVERADAAGSATLATGSGDPAVLTGRPSELLLFVYGRSQVRDVQVEGPDEAVAALRAADLGL; from the coding sequence ATGCGCCTGCTGCGGACCTCCGACACCCTGGCCCGGCGCGAGCGCCGTGCGCTGTGCGACACCGCGATCCTGGTCGGCTCGGACGCGCCGACCCTGTGCGGCGGGTGGACGGCGCGGGACCTCGTGGTCCACCTGCTGGTCCGGGAGCGGCACCCGCTCGGTGCGCTCGGGATCGTCGTCGGCCCGCTGGCCGGCCTCACCGAGCGGGCGACGCAGCGGGAGGGCCGCGCGGACTTCCCCGTCCTGGTGGAGCGGGTGCGCTCGCCGTGGCCGGTCCCGTTCGGGCTGGCACCGCTGGACGCGCTGGCCAACACCGCCGAGATGTTCGTGCACCACGAGGACCTCCGCCGCGGCTCGAGGGGCTGGGCGCCGCGGGCCCTCCCGCGCGCCGACGAGGACGTGCTGTGGCGGGTCCTGACCATGGCGGGCCGCTCCCTGGTGCGGCCGGCGGGCGTACCGGTCCGCGTCGAGCGTGCCGACGCCGCCGGGTCGGCCACCCTGGCCACCGGGTCCGGCGACCCGGCCGTGCTGACCGGCCGCCCGAGCGAGCTGCTGCTCTTCGTCTACGGCCGCAGCCAGGTCCGCGACGTGCAGGTCGAGGGGCCGGACGAGGCCGTCGCCGCGCTCCGGGCCGCCGACCTCGGGCTCTGA
- the hisH gene encoding imidazole glycerol phosphate synthase subunit HisH — protein MVVLDYGSGNLRSAVRAMERAGASVTLTADLATAQEADGLVVPGVGAFAACMAGIRAIKGERAIGRRLAGGRPVLGICVGMQVLFERGIEHGVETEGCDEWPGVVERLQAPVVPHMGWNTVEVEQSPQTATTLFEGLEDQHFYFVHSYGVRDWTLRTDGRTRAPLVHWAEHGGDRFVAAVENGPLAATQFHPEKSGDAGAALLRNWVRAL, from the coding sequence GTGGTGGTGCTCGACTACGGCTCGGGCAACCTCCGCTCCGCGGTGCGCGCGATGGAGCGGGCCGGCGCCTCGGTGACGCTCACCGCCGACCTGGCGACCGCGCAGGAGGCCGACGGCCTCGTGGTGCCCGGGGTCGGCGCGTTCGCCGCCTGCATGGCCGGCATCCGCGCGATCAAGGGCGAGCGCGCCATCGGTCGCCGGCTGGCCGGCGGGCGGCCAGTGCTGGGGATCTGCGTCGGGATGCAGGTGCTGTTCGAGCGCGGCATCGAGCACGGCGTCGAGACCGAGGGCTGCGACGAGTGGCCCGGCGTGGTCGAGCGGCTGCAGGCCCCCGTGGTGCCCCACATGGGCTGGAACACCGTCGAGGTCGAGCAGTCCCCGCAGACCGCGACGACCCTGTTCGAGGGCCTGGAGGACCAGCACTTCTACTTCGTGCACTCCTACGGCGTGCGCGACTGGACGCTGCGCACCGACGGCCGCACCCGCGCACCCCTGGTGCACTGGGCCGAGCACGGCGGGGACCGGTTCGTCGCCGCCGTCGAGAACGGGCCGCTCGCGGCGACCCAGTTCCACCCCGAGAAGTCCGGCGACGCGGGCGCCGCGCTGCTGCGCAACTGGGTCCGCGCGCTCTGA